A single window of Vibrio gazogenes DNA harbors:
- the pdxA gene encoding 4-hydroxythreonine-4-phosphate dehydrogenase PdxA, whose amino-acid sequence MAIKRIVVTAGEPAGIGPDLVLALSQEDWSHQIVVCADKSLLQQRATQLGIEVELNDYDPTQPPVVQKAGSLVVEHVALATPVTAGQLDEANSRYVLQTLERATEGCQNDEFDAVVTGPVHKGIINRSGVAFSGHTEFFAEKSNTPLVVMMLATEGLKVALVTTHIPLAYVAKAVTTERLQSIIRILHHDLKEKFAIDDPHIYVCGLNPHAGEDGCLGNEEIDTITPALNVLRDEENMRLTGPLPADTIFHDKYLEQADTVLGMYHDQVLPVLKYKGFSRSVNITLGLPFIRTSVDHGTALDLAGTGTADIGSFKTALQQAIELVNKRTK is encoded by the coding sequence CACTCTCTCAGGAAGATTGGTCGCACCAAATCGTCGTCTGTGCAGATAAGTCTCTGTTACAACAGCGAGCAACTCAGTTGGGTATCGAGGTTGAACTCAATGATTATGATCCGACCCAACCTCCGGTCGTTCAAAAAGCGGGTTCACTGGTAGTGGAACATGTCGCGCTAGCGACTCCGGTTACCGCAGGACAGCTCGATGAAGCCAATAGTCGCTATGTGCTGCAAACGTTGGAGCGAGCAACTGAAGGATGCCAGAACGATGAATTTGATGCTGTCGTTACCGGCCCGGTTCATAAAGGGATTATCAATCGTTCCGGCGTTGCCTTCAGCGGACATACCGAATTTTTTGCCGAGAAATCAAATACGCCACTGGTGGTGATGATGCTTGCGACAGAAGGGCTCAAGGTGGCTTTAGTGACCACTCACATTCCACTTGCTTATGTAGCCAAAGCAGTCACGACCGAACGCCTCCAAAGCATTATTCGTATTCTTCATCACGACCTGAAAGAGAAATTTGCCATTGACGACCCACATATTTACGTGTGTGGACTCAATCCTCACGCAGGTGAAGACGGGTGTTTAGGGAATGAAGAGATAGACACGATCACGCCAGCGCTGAATGTGTTAAGAGATGAAGAAAATATGCGCCTCACCGGTCCTCTGCCTGCCGACACGATATTTCATGACAAGTATCTCGAGCAAGCGGATACAGTTCTAGGGATGTATCATGATCAAGTGCTTCCTGTACTAAAATATAAAGGATTCAGCCGTTCGGTTAATATTACGCTAGGGCTGCCTTTTATCCGCACTTCGGTCGACCATGGTACCGCCTTGGATCTTGCTGGCACCGGAACTGCGGATATAGGCAGTTTTAAAACGGCTTTACAGCAAGCTATCGAATTAGTCAATAAAAGAACAAAGTAG
- the rsmA gene encoding 16S rRNA (adenine(1518)-N(6)/adenine(1519)-N(6))-dimethyltransferase RsmA, with the protein MKNDVHLGHKARKRFGQNFLNDPYIIDGIVSAINPRPGENLVEIGPGLGALTEPVGREIDKLSVVELDRDLAERLRNHPDLKDKLSIYEADALSFDFSQLVQPQNKLRVFGNLPYNISTPLMFHLFEFQNQIQDMHFMLQKEVVNRLAAGPGTKAYGRLTVMAQYYCKVIPVLEVPPESFVPPPKVDSAVVRLVPHQELPYPATSLKWLDRVCREGFNQRRKTVRNCYKSLLDVSVLEELGINPTSRPENLSLSQFVAMANWLDSNS; encoded by the coding sequence ATGAAAAATGATGTCCACTTAGGACACAAAGCCCGAAAACGCTTCGGTCAAAACTTCCTCAATGATCCTTATATCATTGATGGTATTGTTTCTGCGATCAACCCGAGGCCCGGAGAAAATCTGGTTGAAATCGGCCCTGGTCTGGGGGCGTTGACAGAGCCCGTCGGAAGAGAAATCGATAAACTCAGCGTCGTCGAACTCGATCGTGATTTGGCTGAGCGACTGAGAAATCATCCTGACTTAAAAGACAAACTATCGATCTACGAAGCGGATGCGCTAAGTTTTGATTTTAGCCAATTGGTGCAACCTCAGAACAAACTGCGTGTGTTTGGTAACCTGCCATACAATATATCCACACCCTTGATGTTCCACCTGTTTGAATTCCAGAATCAAATTCAGGATATGCATTTCATGTTGCAAAAAGAGGTTGTCAACCGACTCGCAGCAGGGCCAGGAACAAAAGCCTATGGACGGCTGACAGTGATGGCTCAGTATTACTGTAAAGTCATACCGGTGCTGGAAGTACCACCGGAGTCGTTTGTACCACCACCGAAGGTAGATTCGGCAGTCGTCCGGCTCGTACCACATCAGGAGTTACCTTATCCGGCAACCAGCCTCAAATGGCTCGACCGAGTCTGTCGGGAAGGATTTAATCAACGGCGTAAAACCGTTCGTAACTGCTATAAATCGCTACTCGATGTTTCAGTTTTAGAAGAACTAGGTATCAATCCGACTAGCCGTCCGGAGAATCTATCCCTTAGCCAGTTTGTCGCGATGGCAAACTGGCTGGACAGTAACAGCTAG
- the apaG gene encoding Co2+/Mg2+ efflux protein ApaG — MDISKPCIKVQVHTKYIPEQSLPEQDRYIFAYIITVKNLSQETVQLIGRRWLITDANGKQMSVEGDGVVGEQPFIAANDEYTYTSGTALETPVGVMQGQYIMHDSEGEEFTAEIEPFRLYVPHILN, encoded by the coding sequence ATGGATATATCCAAGCCATGCATTAAAGTGCAAGTTCATACCAAATATATCCCCGAACAATCACTCCCAGAACAAGACCGATATATTTTTGCATACATCATTACGGTGAAGAATCTCAGTCAGGAAACGGTTCAGTTGATCGGACGCAGATGGCTGATTACAGATGCCAATGGAAAACAGATGTCTGTCGAAGGCGATGGTGTAGTCGGAGAACAACCGTTTATTGCAGCCAATGACGAATATACTTATACCAGTGGAACCGCCCTCGAAACACCGGTTGGCGTCATGCAAGGACAGTACATCATGCATGATAGCGAGGGGGAAGAGTTCACCGCGGAAATTGAACCTTTCCGCCTTTATGTTCCGCATATTCTCAACTAG
- the apaH gene encoding bis(5'-nucleosyl)-tetraphosphatase (symmetrical) ApaH: MANYIVGDLQGCLDELERLLSQVDFCPQHDQLWVAGDLVARGPKSLETLRYIKALGTSAKTVLGNHDLHLLSIALGIHPLKKKDRTAAIFQAPDRDELLEWLRHQPLLQEHSEFVVCHAGISPQWDLPTARQAAQEIESLLQSDQWPWIIEHMYSNMPNQWHDSLSGLERYRYIINAFTRMRFCTPSGALDMDCKLPPSAVDPAQLRPWFDLPRVTPIEKRIIFGHWAALEGCVRKDVIGLDTGCVWGGTLTMIRWEDQQLFSQPALTETQRC; the protein is encoded by the coding sequence TTGGCGAATTATATTGTTGGCGATCTACAAGGGTGTCTGGACGAACTCGAACGACTCCTTTCTCAAGTTGACTTCTGCCCTCAGCATGATCAACTGTGGGTTGCTGGCGATCTGGTTGCCAGAGGTCCGAAGTCACTGGAAACACTGCGCTATATTAAAGCATTGGGAACATCCGCCAAAACTGTATTAGGCAATCATGATCTCCACTTGCTGTCGATTGCACTGGGGATTCATCCTCTGAAAAAGAAAGATCGTACCGCGGCTATTTTTCAGGCACCAGATAGAGATGAACTACTCGAATGGTTACGGCATCAACCACTTCTTCAGGAACATTCTGAATTTGTCGTCTGTCATGCAGGCATTTCTCCCCAATGGGATCTGCCCACTGCACGTCAGGCCGCTCAGGAAATTGAGTCTCTGCTCCAAAGCGATCAATGGCCATGGATTATCGAGCATATGTATTCAAATATGCCCAATCAGTGGCATGATTCACTATCCGGTCTGGAACGCTATCGTTATATCATTAACGCCTTTACCCGAATGCGTTTCTGCACCCCTAGTGGGGCATTAGATATGGACTGTAAGTTGCCCCCTTCCGCTGTCGATCCCGCTCAATTACGCCCATGGTTTGATCTCCCAAGGGTAACGCCAATCGAGAAACGTATTATTTTCGGTCACTGGGCTGCATTAGAAGGTTGTGTCAGAAAAGATGTTATCGGACTTGATACGGGGTGCGTCTGGGGGGGAACATTAACGATGATTCGCTGGGAAGATCAGCAACTGTTCAGTCAACCAGCGCTAACTGAAACTCAGAGGTGTTAA
- the folA gene encoding type 3 dihydrofolate reductase, which produces MIISMIAAMAKNRVIGKENQMPWHLPADFAWFKRCTLGKPIIMGRKTFESIGKALPGRQNIVITRNSQFCATGVEVADSLENALALADQADEVMIIGGGSIYQSSLPMASRLYLTYIQADIDGDTCFPEFGIEWYETYREEYPQDEKNAYDMSFVILEQNQD; this is translated from the coding sequence ATGATTATCAGTATGATTGCAGCAATGGCGAAGAATCGGGTGATTGGTAAAGAAAATCAGATGCCTTGGCATTTACCCGCTGATTTTGCTTGGTTCAAACGTTGTACGTTGGGTAAACCAATCATCATGGGGAGAAAAACTTTCGAGTCGATTGGTAAGGCGCTTCCCGGACGACAAAACATCGTCATCACTCGCAATTCTCAGTTTTGTGCAACTGGGGTTGAGGTGGCAGATTCCCTTGAAAATGCATTGGCGTTAGCTGATCAGGCTGATGAAGTCATGATTATTGGCGGGGGCAGTATTTATCAATCCAGCTTACCGATGGCTTCAAGACTGTATCTTACCTATATTCAGGCTGATATTGATGGGGATACTTGTTTCCCTGAATTCGGTATTGAATGGTACGAGACCTATCGGGAAGAGTATCCACAAGATGAAAAGAATGCCTATGACATGTCATTTGTGATACTGGAGCAAAATCAAGATTAA
- a CDS encoding threonine/serine exporter family protein, translating to MMNIEMIMTLLLGLLNDMFFASIPAVGFALVFNVPAPALKYCALGGAIGHGCRFLLMKYGMPIEWGTFFAATLVGMIGVHWSHRFLAHPKVFTVAALIPMVPGVFTYRAMIAMVEINHLGFTPDLFSVLMENFLKAMFIIAGLAVGLAVPGLLFYRRKPVV from the coding sequence ATGATGAATATAGAGATGATCATGACGTTATTACTGGGATTGTTGAACGACATGTTTTTTGCGTCAATTCCAGCCGTCGGTTTTGCCTTGGTTTTTAACGTTCCAGCGCCAGCATTGAAATATTGTGCGCTGGGTGGTGCAATCGGTCACGGTTGCCGTTTTCTGTTAATGAAATATGGCATGCCAATTGAGTGGGGAACATTCTTCGCCGCGACACTCGTCGGCATGATCGGTGTTCACTGGTCTCATCGCTTTCTGGCTCATCCGAAAGTATTTACCGTTGCCGCGTTAATTCCGATGGTTCCTGGCGTTTTTACTTATCGAGCCATGATTGCTATGGTTGAAATTAATCATCTCGGTTTTACACCGGATCTATTTTCAGTGTTGATGGAAAACTTTCTGAAGGCGATGTTTATTATTGCTGGCTTGGCAGTTGGCTTAGCGGTTCCCGGTTTATTATTTTACCGTAGAAAGCCAGTCGTTTAG
- a CDS encoding threonine/serine ThrE exporter family protein: protein MTSKQRAVSRLIAQAGQMLLAHGAESTLVADIMRRIGIASDMDEVEVALTANSLVVTTVYDAHCITTARRCQDRGINMKVVTDIQRICIMMEKGIVDYQLAQQKLNRITPQRYNRWLVLVMIGLSCASFSRLAGGDWVIFAATFVASSVGMCVRQEIGHRHFNPLLNFAATAFVTSLISAQAVSYQWGNNPTLVMACSVLMLVPGFPLINSVADMLKGYANTGIARFMIASLLTLSTCLGIIAAMFVTGVSGW, encoded by the coding sequence ATGACATCGAAACAGAGAGCGGTTTCTCGTCTGATTGCTCAGGCGGGGCAGATGCTGTTAGCTCACGGTGCAGAGAGCACTTTAGTCGCGGATATCATGAGACGGATAGGGATAGCCAGTGATATGGATGAAGTCGAAGTTGCACTTACGGCGAATTCACTGGTGGTGACCACTGTTTATGACGCGCATTGTATAACGACGGCACGTCGGTGTCAGGATCGTGGCATCAACATGAAGGTTGTGACTGATATTCAGCGGATTTGTATCATGATGGAAAAAGGCATCGTTGATTATCAGCTTGCGCAACAAAAACTAAATCGGATTACCCCGCAGCGATATAATCGTTGGCTGGTTCTGGTGATGATTGGCTTGTCTTGTGCGTCATTTAGCCGCCTTGCCGGCGGGGACTGGGTCATCTTTGCCGCCACTTTTGTGGCTTCTTCTGTCGGTATGTGTGTCAGGCAGGAAATTGGTCATCGTCATTTCAATCCGCTACTTAATTTTGCCGCCACGGCATTTGTCACCTCTTTAATCTCAGCGCAAGCCGTCAGCTATCAATGGGGAAATAACCCAACGTTAGTGATGGCTTGCTCTGTGTTAATGCTGGTACCGGGTTTTCCGCTGATTAATTCAGTGGCTGATATGTTGAAGGGGTATGCCAACACGGGGATTGCCCGGTTCATGATTGCGTCGCTTCTGACCCTTTCAACGTGTTTAGGGATTATTGCAGCTATGTTTGTGACAGGTGTTTCGGGGTGGTAA
- the cgtA gene encoding Obg family GTPase CgtA, with translation MKFVDEAVVKVQAGDGGNGIVSFWREKFVTKGGPDGGDGGDGGDIYILADENLNTLIDYRFQRFYDAERGENGRGGNCTGKRGKDKVLRVPVGTRAVDIHTNEVIGEVAEHGKKLMVAKGGWHGLGNTRFKSSVNRAPRQKTMGTKGEVRELRLELLLLADVGMLGLPNAGKSTFIRAVSAAKPKVADYPFTTLIPSLGVVSVVPEKSFVVADIPGLIEGAADGAGLGIRFLKHLERCRVLLHMIDLLPIDQSDPAENARIIVDELSQYNDNLSQKPRWLVFNKVDLLPEDESDKIIQSVLDELEWEGEYFRISAINKQGTRELCMKLADFMESLPKETPERTEEEKVEFMWDDYHQSAMNSPDVITEDWDDEDWDDDDDDGHVIYVRD, from the coding sequence ATGAAATTCGTTGATGAAGCTGTCGTAAAGGTTCAGGCGGGTGATGGCGGAAACGGCATTGTCAGCTTCTGGCGTGAAAAATTTGTCACAAAAGGCGGCCCTGACGGTGGCGACGGCGGTGATGGCGGGGATATTTATATTCTTGCGGATGAGAACTTAAATACGCTGATTGATTATCGCTTTCAGCGCTTTTATGACGCTGAACGTGGCGAAAATGGACGTGGCGGGAACTGTACGGGAAAACGCGGAAAAGACAAAGTGCTTCGTGTTCCTGTCGGAACCCGGGCTGTCGATATTCATACCAATGAAGTGATTGGTGAAGTCGCCGAGCATGGCAAAAAGCTAATGGTTGCCAAAGGCGGCTGGCATGGTTTAGGCAATACCCGCTTCAAGTCTTCAGTTAATCGTGCCCCGAGACAGAAAACGATGGGAACGAAAGGCGAAGTCCGGGAACTTCGTTTAGAGCTGTTATTATTGGCCGATGTTGGTATGTTGGGCTTACCCAATGCAGGAAAATCGACATTTATTCGCGCGGTTTCGGCTGCAAAACCGAAAGTCGCGGATTATCCCTTTACGACGTTGATTCCTAGCCTCGGTGTTGTCAGTGTTGTTCCTGAAAAGAGTTTTGTTGTTGCCGATATTCCAGGATTGATCGAAGGTGCTGCGGATGGTGCAGGGCTGGGGATTCGATTTCTGAAACATCTTGAGCGATGCCGTGTATTGCTACATATGATCGATTTGTTGCCAATTGATCAAAGTGATCCGGCTGAAAATGCCAGGATCATTGTCGACGAATTAAGCCAATACAATGATAATTTGTCACAAAAGCCTCGTTGGTTGGTATTTAACAAAGTTGACTTACTCCCTGAAGATGAATCTGACAAGATTATTCAATCTGTACTGGACGAGCTAGAATGGGAAGGTGAATATTTCCGGATTTCAGCCATCAATAAACAGGGAACGCGTGAGCTCTGTATGAAGTTGGCTGACTTTATGGAATCTTTACCAAAAGAAACGCCAGAACGGACTGAAGAAGAAAAAGTCGAATTTATGTGGGATGATTACCATCAATCGGCAATGAATAGTCCTGATGTGATTACAGAAGACTGGGATGATGAGGATTGGGACGACGACGATGACGATGGCCATGTGATTTATGTCCGAGACTAA
- the rpmA gene encoding 50S ribosomal protein L27, whose protein sequence is MAHKKAGGSTRNGRDSESKRLGVKRFGGESVLAGNIIVRQRGTKFHAGTNVGIGKDHTLFALSDGKVKFEVKGSKNRKFVSIEAE, encoded by the coding sequence ATGGCACACAAAAAAGCTGGTGGTTCTACTCGTAACGGCCGCGATTCAGAAAGTAAACGTCTTGGTGTAAAACGTTTTGGTGGTGAATCTGTATTAGCAGGTAACATCATCGTTCGCCAACGTGGAACAAAATTCCATGCTGGAACTAACGTAGGTATCGGTAAAGACCATACTCTTTTTGCTTTATCTGATGGTAAAGTGAAATTTGAAGTAAAAGGTTCTAAAAACCGTAAGTTCGTTAGTATCGAAGCTGAATAA
- the rplU gene encoding 50S ribosomal protein L21: MYAVFQSGGKQHRVSEGQTLRLEKLDVETGATVEFDKVLLVANGEEITVGAPLVDGGKVTAEVVQHGRGDKVKIVKFRRRKHSRKQQGHRQWFTEVKITAINA, translated from the coding sequence ATGTACGCTGTTTTCCAGTCTGGTGGTAAACAACACCGAGTAAGCGAAGGTCAAACACTTCGTTTAGAGAAATTAGACGTTGAAACTGGCGCAACTGTTGAATTTGATAAAGTTCTTCTGGTTGCTAACGGTGAAGAAATCACTGTTGGTGCGCCTCTTGTCGATGGCGGAAAAGTAACTGCAGAAGTCGTACAACACGGTCGTGGCGATAAAGTAAAAATCGTCAAGTTCCGTCGTCGTAAGCATTCTCGCAAGCAACAAGGTCATCGTCAGTGGTTCACTGAAGTGAAGATCACTGCAATCAACGCTTAA
- the ispB gene encoding octaprenyl diphosphate synthase, translating to MDFKAIQALTADDMAKVNETILAQLNSDVSLINQLGFYLINSGGKRLRPLLAVLSARALGYTGEAHTKAAAFIEFIHTATLLHDDVVDESDMRRGKATANATFGNAASVLVGDYIYTRSFQMMTQLGSLRVLELMSHAVNVIAEGEVQQLINCNDPDITEENYMQVIYSKTARLFEAATQIGAILSDADSDTEKAFQDYGRYLGTAFQLIDDLMDYTSDGDEMGKNVGDDLAEGKPTIPLLHAMRVGTPEQVQMIRDAIEKSNGMAHLETILDILEQTGSLTYTQQRAQEEADKAIQALDIIPDNEYKEALISLAHLAVHRTK from the coding sequence ATGGATTTTAAAGCTATCCAAGCACTCACTGCCGATGACATGGCAAAAGTTAATGAGACAATACTTGCCCAACTTAATTCTGATGTTTCATTGATCAATCAGCTTGGTTTTTATCTTATCAATAGTGGAGGTAAACGCCTTCGTCCTCTGTTAGCAGTGCTCTCTGCCCGCGCCTTGGGTTACACTGGTGAGGCTCACACAAAAGCGGCTGCGTTTATCGAATTTATACACACTGCAACGTTACTTCATGACGATGTAGTTGATGAATCGGACATGAGACGGGGCAAAGCCACAGCAAATGCGACGTTTGGCAATGCTGCCAGTGTATTGGTCGGTGACTACATTTATACGCGCTCATTTCAAATGATGACACAACTGGGCTCTCTCAGAGTATTAGAACTCATGAGTCACGCAGTAAATGTCATTGCAGAAGGCGAAGTCCAGCAGTTGATCAACTGTAATGATCCGGATATCACCGAAGAGAACTACATGCAGGTGATCTATTCCAAAACAGCCCGTTTGTTTGAAGCAGCCACGCAGATCGGAGCGATCCTAAGTGATGCTGATTCTGACACCGAAAAAGCATTTCAAGATTATGGACGCTACCTGGGGACTGCATTTCAGCTTATTGATGATTTGATGGATTACACGTCAGATGGTGACGAAATGGGTAAAAACGTCGGTGATGATCTTGCAGAAGGAAAACCAACGATCCCACTATTGCATGCCATGCGTGTCGGCACTCCCGAGCAAGTCCAAATGATTCGCGATGCCATCGAAAAATCAAATGGTATGGCGCACCTAGAGACGATCCTTGATATTCTGGAACAAACAGGCTCTCTCACTTACACCCAGCAGAGAGCTCAGGAAGAAGCCGACAAAGCAATTCAGGCACTCGATATCATTCCTGACAACGAATACAAAGAAGCGCTGATTTCATTGGCCCATCTCGCCGTTCATCGAACAAAATAA
- the mdh gene encoding malate dehydrogenase, which produces MKVAVIGAAGGIGQALALLLKNHLPAGSDLALYDIAPVTPGVAKDLSHIPTPVSINGYSGEDPTPALEGADVVLISAGVARKPGMDRSDLFNVNAGIVKSLAEKIAVVCPEACIGIITNPVNTTVPIAAEVLKKAGVYNRRKLFGITTLDVIRSETFVGELKGKNPLDVNVPVIGGHSGVTILPLLSQVKDVTFSDEEVAALTNRIQNAGTEVVEAKAGGGSATLSMGQAACRFGLSLVKALQGEANVIECAYIESDGGLAPFFAQPVRLGKDGIEEVLSYGELSAFEQKALDGMLDTLNGDIQLGVDFAS; this is translated from the coding sequence ATGAAAGTCGCTGTTATTGGTGCCGCTGGTGGTATCGGTCAAGCCCTTGCTCTGTTATTGAAGAATCATCTACCTGCTGGTTCTGATCTTGCCCTTTACGATATCGCACCTGTGACACCAGGTGTGGCAAAAGATCTGAGTCATATCCCAACACCTGTTTCAATCAATGGTTATTCAGGAGAAGATCCAACACCAGCCCTTGAAGGTGCCGATGTCGTGTTGATTTCTGCGGGTGTCGCTCGTAAGCCGGGTATGGATCGTTCGGATCTGTTTAATGTTAATGCTGGGATCGTTAAATCTCTTGCTGAAAAAATTGCGGTTGTTTGTCCTGAAGCATGTATCGGGATTATCACCAACCCTGTCAATACGACTGTTCCTATTGCTGCCGAAGTCCTGAAAAAAGCGGGTGTTTATAATCGGCGTAAACTGTTCGGTATCACGACGCTGGATGTGATCCGCTCAGAAACATTCGTTGGTGAATTAAAAGGAAAAAATCCGCTGGATGTCAATGTTCCTGTGATTGGTGGGCATTCAGGTGTGACCATCCTTCCTTTGCTCTCTCAGGTCAAAGATGTCACTTTCTCTGATGAAGAAGTTGCAGCTTTAACAAACCGCATTCAAAACGCGGGGACTGAAGTTGTTGAAGCAAAAGCGGGTGGTGGTAGTGCAACATTATCAATGGGGCAGGCGGCTTGTCGTTTCGGTTTGTCGCTCGTGAAAGCGCTTCAGGGTGAAGCCAATGTTATCGAGTGCGCGTATATTGAAAGTGATGGCGGACTAGCACCTTTCTTTGCTCAACCTGTCAGATTGGGTAAAGATGGCATTGAAGAAGTGCTGAGCTATGGTGAATTGAGTGCATTTGAACAAAAAGCACTAGACGGGATGTTGGATACATTGAATGGCGATATTCAGCTTGGTGTTGATTTCGCATCATAA
- the argR gene encoding transcriptional regulator ArgR gives MKNVDKQDLLVRSFKALLKEERFGSQSDIVEALRSEGFENINQSKVSRMLTKFGAVRTRNAKMEMVYCLPAELGVPTVSSSLRELVLDIDYNPALVVIHTGPGAAQLIARLLDSLGKSEGILGVVAGDDTIFITPTRQISVEELHHSVCELFEYFG, from the coding sequence ATGAAAAACGTAGATAAACAAGATCTGTTAGTCCGCTCATTTAAAGCATTGCTGAAAGAAGAACGTTTTGGCTCTCAAAGTGATATTGTCGAAGCCCTACGCAGCGAAGGATTTGAGAATATCAACCAATCCAAAGTCTCTCGGATGCTAACCAAATTCGGTGCCGTCCGGACGCGCAATGCCAAAATGGAAATGGTGTACTGTCTTCCTGCTGAATTGGGGGTTCCTACTGTTTCAAGTTCTTTACGAGAGCTTGTTCTTGATATCGATTATAACCCAGCCTTAGTGGTGATTCACACTGGCCCCGGTGCCGCACAGCTTATTGCTCGCCTATTGGATTCACTTGGTAAGTCAGAAGGCATTCTCGGTGTTGTTGCCGGTGATGATACCATCTTCATTACCCCAACCCGTCAAATTTCCGTTGAAGAGTTACACCATTCTGTGTGCGAACTTTTTGAATATTTCGGATAA
- a CDS encoding TAXI family TRAP transporter solute-binding subunit codes for MVLNKIMKLSAIAAAAIGASTAVSAQEFITIGTGSVTGVYYPTGGAICKLVNKDRKEHDIRCSVESTGGSIYNVNTIRSGELDFGIVQSDWQYHGYNGTSKFAEQGPYKKLRAMFSLHTEPFNVIARTDAHINNIKDLKGKRVNIGNPGSGDRATMQVVMEKMGWTKDSFKLTSELKGSERSQALCDNKIDAFIYVVGHPNGSIKEATTSCDAKLIPVTGPEIDKIVAENPYYTYTNVPAGMYRGTDQDVKSFGVAATLVTSADVSDKVAYNVAKAVFENFDTFKRLHPAFAHLKKEDMVKAGISIPLHPGAVKYYKEVGLLK; via the coding sequence ATGGTATTGAATAAAATTATGAAACTTAGCGCGATTGCTGCTGCTGCCATCGGTGCAAGCACTGCCGTCAGTGCGCAAGAATTCATTACGATAGGAACAGGATCTGTCACTGGTGTCTATTACCCAACTGGTGGCGCAATCTGTAAACTCGTGAATAAAGATCGCAAGGAACACGATATTCGTTGCTCCGTTGAATCAACTGGCGGATCGATTTATAACGTCAATACAATTCGCTCCGGTGAACTTGATTTTGGCATCGTCCAGTCAGATTGGCAGTATCACGGCTACAACGGGACTAGCAAATTCGCTGAACAAGGTCCTTACAAAAAACTACGTGCAATGTTCTCTCTTCATACAGAACCATTTAACGTCATTGCCCGTACCGACGCCCATATCAACAATATCAAAGACTTAAAAGGTAAGCGAGTCAACATCGGTAACCCAGGTTCCGGTGACCGTGCCACAATGCAGGTGGTCATGGAGAAAATGGGTTGGACGAAAGACAGCTTTAAACTCACTTCAGAGTTAAAAGGTTCAGAGCGTTCTCAAGCACTGTGTGATAACAAAATCGATGCCTTTATCTACGTTGTTGGTCACCCGAATGGCTCTATCAAAGAGGCAACAACATCATGTGATGCCAAACTTATTCCTGTAACCGGCCCAGAAATTGACAAGATCGTTGCAGAAAACCCTTACTATACTTATACCAATGTACCCGCTGGTATGTATCGGGGAACCGATCAGGACGTGAAAAGCTTCGGTGTAGCTGCCACACTGGTCACCAGTGCGGATGTCTCCGACAAAGTTGCTTATAACGTTGCCAAAGCTGTGTTTGAAAACTTTGACACGTTCAAGAGACTTCATCCGGCATTTGCGCACCTGAAAAAAGAAGACATGGTGAAAGCAGGGATCTCCATTCCGCTCCATCCGGGTGCAGTCAAATATTATAAAGAAGTTGGCTTACTCAAATAA